One genomic segment of Brassica napus cultivar Da-Ae chromosome A3, Da-Ae, whole genome shotgun sequence includes these proteins:
- the LOC106439738 gene encoding adenylyl-sulfate kinase 1, chloroplastic gives MIGAKSFLGLPIASPKGIISDSNSLSTNSRSVGVLRACVSMEGSQTMSHSKNGSIPELKSVNGHTGQKQGPLSTVGNSTNIKWHECPVEKVDRQRLLDQKGCVIWVTGLSGSGKSTLACALNQKLYQKGKLCYILDGDNVRHGLNRDLSFKAEDRAENIRRVGEVAKLFADAGIICIASLISPYRRDRDACRTLLPEGDFVEVFMNVSLEVCEARDPKGLYKLARAGKIKGFTGIDDPYEPPLNCEISLGEEGTGTSPIEMAETVVAYLEHKGYLKA, from the exons ATGATCGGAGCTAAATCGTTTCTAGGCCTTCCAATTGCATCTCCCAAAGGGATAATATCCGACAGCAATTCATTGAGTACTAACTCGAGATCTGTTGGTGTTCTTCGTGCTTGTGTTTCCATGGAAGGATCTCAAACCATGAGTCATAGCAAAAATGGATCTATCCCTGAACTAAAATCGGTCAATGGTCACACAG GACAAAAACAAGGACCATTGTCTACGGTCGGAAACTCGACGAACATAAAGTGGCATGAATGTCCTGTCGAGAAAGTTGATAGACAGAGGTTGCTTGACCAGAAAGGATGTGTGATTTGGGTCACTGGTCTTAGTGGTTCAG GGAAGAGCACTTTAGCTTGTGCTTTGAACCAGAAGCTGTACCAAAAGGGGAAGCTTTGTTATATTCTCGATGGAGATAATGTACGCCACGGCTTAAACCGGGATCTGAGCTTTAAAGCGGAGGATCGTGCTGAGAACATTCGTAGAGTCG GAGAGGTTGCTAAGCTTTTTGCGGATGCTGGAATCATATGCATTGCAAGTTTGATTTCTCCTTATAGAAGAGACAGGGACGCTTGTCGTACTTTGCTTCCTGAGGGAGATTTTGTTGAG GTGTTCATGAATGTATCGCTTGAAGTTTGTGAGGCTAGGGATCCAAAGGGTCTGTACAAGCTTGCACGTGCTGGAAAGATTAAAG GTTTCACCGGGATTGATGACCCTTACGAGCCACCATTGAACTGTGAG ATTTCTCTAGGAGAAGAAGGAACGGGAACTTCTCCGATCGAAATGGCTGAAACAGTCGTTGCATACTTAGAACACAAGGGTTATCTCAAGGCATAA
- the LOC106444220 gene encoding receptor-like protein 43: MKVKSVYRRMHIGLYGNSIPISLSFIFLFFFQFETVFAAPTRHVCHPEQRDALLEFKNEFKIGKPSYICGDSFVPKTKSWANNIDCCYWDGIKCDPKSGEVIVVDLFCTGLHGRFHSDSKLFRIQSLRFLDLSYNDFSGHILTSVGNFSQLATLCLSYNNFAGEIPSSLGNLSNLKFLQLSRNNFVGEIPSSLGNLSNLISIDFYHNNFVGEIPSSLGNLSNLDTLYLSDNNFVGEIPTSLENLSYLDILDLSDNHLVGKLPSLTRLSILRFLNVESNIISDKFPSWLTSLTNLKFLILSFNSFHGPIQKIQFSNKLEIIDISHNHFNGTLPEVFANGRNLRTLHVGHNELAGKLPRSLSKCSYLEVLNMEHNAISDTFPFWLESLQSLQVLVLHSNEFHGSLQHHHPKSASSFPELHIIDISYNSFSGILPFDFFVYLRAMYSERNRSELKYIGEERVYYQDDSLVLLNKGVEITYTRILTLLTAVDISGNRLHGEIPESIGLLKSLIVLNLSSNCFTGDIPSSLANLTMLESLDLSRNKLSGQIPPALGYLTSLSTVRVSHNQLVGQIPQGVQFQTQDSSSFEDNLGLCGRPLDKKCGDVDTEQLQEPESVEEKEEEEKVFSWTAAGIALAPGVILGLTIGHFVSLQNPQRLLKISVRQYKVC; the protein is encoded by the coding sequence ATGAAAGTTAAATCGGTTTACAGAAGGATGCATATAGGTCTCTACGGAAACTCAATTCCaatttctctttcttttatctttttgttcttttttcagTTTGAAACCGTATTTGCGGCTCCTACTAGACACGTGTGTCATCCCGAACAAAGAGATGCACTTCTCGAGTTTAAAAACGAGTTTAAGATTGGCAAACCTTCTTACATTTGTGGTGATAGTTTTGTACCGAAGACAAAGTCATGGGCGAATAACATCGACTGTTGCTACTGGGACGGTATCAAATGTGATCCCAAATCCGGGGAAGTGATTGTGGTAGACCTCTTTTGCACCGGCCTCCACGGCCGGTTTCATTCTGATAGCAAGCTTTTCAGGATTCAAAGTCTGCGTTTTCTCGACCTATCATATAATGATTTCAGCGGTCACATTCTAACTTCAGTTGGAAATTTTTCTCAACTTGCCACTCTCTGCCTCTCTTATAACAATTTTGCTGGTGAAATTCCGTCTTCACTTGGAAACCTTTCTAATCTCAAATTTCTTCAACTCTCTCGTAACAATTTTGTTGGTGAAATCCCATCTTCACTTGGAAACTTGTCTAATCTCATCTCTATTGACTTTTACCATAACAATTTTGTTGGTGAAATCCCATCTTCACTTGGTAACCTTTCTAATCTCGACACTCTTTACCTCTCTGATAACAATTTCGTTGGTGAAATCCCAACTTCACTTGAAAACCTTTCTTATCTCGACATTCTCGATCTCTCCGACAACCATTTGGTTGGAAAGCTTCCATCATTGACCCGTCTTTCTATTCTTAGATTTCTAAATGTGGAAAGTAACATAATCAGTGACAAGTTTCCTTCCTGGTTGACTTCTCTGACAAACCTAAAATTTCTTATCCTCTCTTTCAATTCATTCCATGGACCAATACAAAAGATCCAATTCTCCAACAAGTTGGAAATCATCGACATATCGCATAACCACTTCAACGGAACTTTGCCAGAAGTATTCGCCAATGGACGCAATCTAAGAACACTCCATGTTGGTCACAACGAATTGGCGGGAAAACTTCCGAGGTCCTTGTCCAAGTGTTCTTATCTAGAGGTTCTAAACATGGAACACAACGCAATCAGCGACACTTTCCCATTCTGGTTGGAATCTTTACAAAGTCTACAAGTATTAGTCCTCCACTCTAACGAGTTTCACGGGTCGTTACAACATCATCATCCCAAGTCTGCTTCTTCGTTTCCCGAGTTGCATATCATTGACATATCATATAATTCCTTCTCCGGAATCCTGCCATTTGATTTCTTCGTGTATTTGAGAGCCATGTACTCGGAGCGAAACCGTTCAGAACTCAAGTACATAGGAGAAGAACGTGTATACTACCAGGATGACTCGTTGGTCTTACTAAACAAAGGAGTCGAAATAACGTACACGAGGATCCTTACGCTCTTAACAGCCGTTGATATTTCTGGTAATAGACTTCATGGAGAGATCCCTGAATCCATTGGTCTACTGAAGAGTCTTATTGTGCTTAATCTGTCGAGCAATTGTTTCACTGGAGACATCCCTTCGTCTTTGGCCAATCTAACTATGCTCGAGTCACTAGACTTGTCGCGTAACAAGCTGTCAGGCCAGATTCCACCTGCTCTAGGGTACCTCACAAGTCTGTCTACGGTTAGAGTTTCACACAACCAGCTCGTCGGTCAAATACCGCAAGGCGTACAGTTTCAGACACAAGATTCTTCGTCTTTTGAAGATAACCTTGGACTTTGTGGTCGTCCTCTCGATAAAAAATGCGGAGACGTAGACACAGAGCAATTACAAGAACCAGAATCagtagaagagaaagaagaagaagaaaaagttttTAGCTGGACTGCAGCTGGCATAGCCTTAGCACCAGGGGTCATCTTGGGATTGACCATTGGGCACTTTGTGAGTCTACAAAATCCTCAAAGGCTTTTGAAGATTTCTGTACGTCAGTACAAGGTATGTTGA
- the LOC106439736 gene encoding zinc finger protein-like 1 homolog, translating to MVVCKCRKATKLYCFVHKVPVCGECICFPEHQTCVVRTYSEWVIDGEYDQPKCCQCQAAFDESGGHQLTRLGCLHAIHTSCLVSLIKSLPPHTAPPGYVCPTCSTPIWPPKMVKDAGSRLHAQLREAIMLTGLEKNLFGKHPVSRSTESRSPPPAFASDALINVSSSSHTQQGRNLLAENGEYSKSAVSEIVEIDVPSSAGNYMKTSSPGHVAAARKGVLAVDRQNSETLYYADDEDGNKKKYSRRGPLRHKFLRALLPFWSSALPTLPVTAPPRKDPTKAEDGSEGRVRHRSSRMDIRKILLFIAIIACMATMGILYYRLAQRVIGQENPDEEQ from the exons ATGGTGGTCTGCAAATGCAGAaag GCTACGAAGCTATATTGCTTTGTTCACAAGGTCCCTGTTTGTGGCGAATGCATTTGCTTCCCTGAGCATCAAACTTGTGTG GTCAGGACTTATTCAGAATGGGTGATAGATGGAGAGTATGACCAGCCTAAGTGTTGTCAATGCCAAGCAGCCTTTGATGAGAGCGGAGGTCATCAACTCACTCGCTTGGGTTGCTTGC ATGCTATACATACAAGTTGCTTGGTTTCGCTTATCAAGAGCCTTCCTCCTCATACTGCACCTCCTGGTTATGTCTGCCCAACATGTAGCACTCCT ATATGGCCTCCCAAGATGGTAAAAGATGCAGGATCTCGGCTTCATGCACAGTTAAGGGAAGCGATTATGCTG ACTGGTCTCGAAAAGAATCTATTTGGGAAGCATCCAGTTTCTCGGTCCACAGAATCTCGTAGCCCACCTCCTGCATTTGCTTCAGATGCATTAATCAATGTATCTTCATCTTCTCATACACAACAAGGGAGGAATCTTCTAGCTGAAAATGGAGAATATTCTAAATCTGCGGTTTCAGAGATAGTTGAGATAGATGTTCCTTCTTCTGCTGGGAATTACATGAAAACCTCAAGCCCTGGA CATGTTGCTGCTGCACGGAAAGGTGTACTCGCTGTGGACAGACAGAACTCTGAGACTCTTTATTATGCAGACGATGAAGACGGGAATaagaaaaagtactcaagacGAG GTCCACTTCGTCACAAGTTTCTGCGGGCTTTACTACCATTCTGGTCGAGTGCGCTACCTACACTACCCGTGACTGCACCGCCTCGTAAGGATCCAACAAAGGCAGAAGATGGTTCAGAAGGACGTGTAAGACATCGATCATCAAGGATGGATATAAGGAAAATACTCCTTTTCATAGCAATCAT TGCGTGTATGGCAACAATGGGGATTTTATACTACAGACTTGCACAACGGGTAATTGGTCAAGAAAACCCTGACGAGGAGCAGTAA
- the BNAA03G38720D gene encoding uncharacterized protein BNAA03G38720D, with protein sequence MGSESESDQCSSRLNTLEIKSLIYQKLGHSRANTYFDHLGKFLTSRITKSDFDKTIARELVPLHNRLLRSLLKNAAAAKSPPPRYLKRPSAFPPSPRKCRSRKFRDRPSPLGPLGKPQSITTTNDESLSKMQRLPMEEGEEVEQRVPSQLTAPLGVSLTGVRRSFGETCCRNSGELPDAMTLKSVLERRLEKEGMKLTMDSVDVLNSGLDAFITRLIKPCLSLVQRQRVSVLDLRAAVELNPRVLGEDWPIHLEKICSRASSEE encoded by the coding sequence ATGGGgtcagaatcagaatcagatCAATGCTCTTCCAGATTGAACACTCTCGAGATCAAATCCCTAATTTACCAGAAACTAGGGCACTCGAGAGCCAACACTTACTTCGACCACCTCGGAAAATTCCTCACCTCGAGGATAACCAAGTCCGACTTCGACAAGACCATCGCTAGAGAACTCGTCCCTCTCCACAACCGTCTCCTACGTTCCCTCCTCAAGAACGCAGCCGCCGCCAAATCTCCTCCTCCGAGGTACCTCAAGAGACCATCTGCATTCCCTCCCTCGCCTCGAAAATGCAGGTCCAGGAAGTTTAGGGACCGGCCGAGTCCTCTCGGCCCGCTCGGGAAGCCTCAGAGCATCACGACAACGAACGACGAGTCGTTGTCGAAGATGCAGAGGCTTCCAatggaagaaggagaagaggttGAACAGCGCGTACCGAGTCAGTTAACCGCGCCGCTCGGCGTTTCGTTAACCGGAGTTAGAAGGTCTTTTGGCGAGACTTGTTGTCGGAACAGCGGCGAGTTGCCTGATGCGATGACGTTGAAGAGTGTGTTGGAGAGGAGGCTGGAGAAGGAAGGGATGAAGTTAACTATGGACTCTGTTGATGTTTTGAATAGCGGGTTGGACGCGTTTATTACAAGGCTGATAAAGCCTTGTTTGAGTTTGGTCCAGCGACAGCGAGTGTCGGTGTTGGATCTTCGCGCTGCTGTGGAGTTGAATCCACGTGTTCTTGGAGAGGATTGGCCTATTCATCTAGAGAAAATCTGTTCCCGCGCTTCGTCTGAGGAGTAG
- the LOC125607064 gene encoding F-box/LRR-repeat protein At1g06630-like translates to MDTKKLDTGSRDAISFLPEEILSDILSLLPIKQAVSTSVLSKNWRNIFRLVDYLDFDYSVSVHPEKGEPKRGERFKEYLDRTQRDSPIIKFSLERHVGDHNEMAYVSSWVSDAVEHGVLEVDVSVKPRLGMLFMPCELFTSKTLVKLTLGTQVQCDIPSYVLLPSLKILIIETIFFASKDLSDVLVAGCPVLEELFVRHEEMDSHPYYISSRTIKKLSVQYRGCDVYYESGLSFDAPSLVSFDYSDHALYEYTPVNFGSLVEARVDIRYNRKVVKPDISGLMIGISNIETLHLSPASADVRFLQLSFL, encoded by the coding sequence ATGGATACCAAAAAGTTGGACACTGGGTCGAGAGATGCAATCAGCTTCCTCCCTGAGGAGATTCTCAGTGACATATTGTCCTTACTTCCGATAAAACAGGCTGTTTCAACATCTGTTCTTTCTAAAAACTGGAGAAATATATTTAGATTAGTGGATTATCTTGATTTTGATTATTCTGTTTCTGTGCACCCGGAAAAGGGTGAACCAAAGAGAGGTGAGAGATTCAAAGAATATTTGGATCGAACACAACGAGATTCGCCCATAATTAAATTCTCTCTTGAACGTCACGTTGGAGATCACAACGAGATGGCTTACGTGAGCAGCTGGGTTAGTGACGCAGTAGAACACGGTGTTTTGGAAGTGGACGTGAGTGTAAAACCTCGCCTTGGAATGTTGTTTATGCCTTGTGAGCTCTTCACGAGCAAGACACTTGTTAAGCTAACGCTTGGAACACAAGTTCAATGCGACATACCTTCATATGTATTACTTCCATCGCTTAAGATTCTCATCATCGAAACGATTTTCTTTGCATCTAAAGATCTCAGTGATGTGCTGGTCGCTGGTTGCCCTGTGCTTGAGGAGTTATTTGTACGTCACGAGGAGATGGATTCACACCCTTATTACATATCGAGTCGGACCATCAAGAAACTATCAGTTCAATACCGTGGCTGTGATGTTTATTATGAAAGTGGTTTGTCATTTGACGCCCCAAGTCTTGTCTCCTTCGACTACTCTGACCATGCCTTGTATGAGTACACACCGGTTAACTTTGGATCCCTAGTTGAAGCTCGTGTGGATATTCGTTATAATAGAAAGGTCGTTAAGCCGGATATATCGGGTCTCATGATAGGAATAAGTAACATCGAGACTTTACATCTTTCTCCAGCTTCCGCTGATGTACGTTTTTTGCAACTTTCCTTTCTATAA
- the LOC106442395 gene encoding F-box/LRR-repeat protein At1g06630 — MTFLMCVLQTISRCVSRHGLLLPMFNNLVSLSFGSKNERGWKLLPYLLEKSPKLETLIIQVCIISNDYICIYGERH, encoded by the coding sequence ATGACATTCTTGATGTGTGTGCTTCAGACGATTTCTCGATGTGTTAGTAGACATGGACTACTTCTACCAATGTTCAACAACCTGGTTAGTTTATCTTTTGGGAGTAAGAATGAACGAGGTTGGAAACTGCTTCCATATCTGCTTGAAAAGTCTCCAAAGCTTGAAACTCTAATCATACAGGTATGTATCATTAGCAAcgattatatatgtatatatggagAGAGACATTAA
- the LOC106439732 gene encoding classical arabinogalactan protein 9-like — MARQFAIVAICIVLIAGVGGQAPSSPPTTTPAPPTTTTPPPAATPPPVSAPPPVTTSPPPATTAPPPATPPPVASPPPATPPPVATPPPATPPPVASPPPATPPPVASPPPATPPPAPLASPPAQVPALAPTTPDAPSTSPSSSPPLPATDGPGPSAEGPGPSTDSNDQNGASKTVSSLVLGSVLVWFMI; from the exons atggctaGGCAATTTGCTATTGTTGCGATCTGCATCGTCCTCATCGCCGGCGTCGGAGGTCAAGCTCCGTCGTCACCACCAACCACCACACCAGCACCACCCACCACAACAACTCCCCCGCCAGCAGCCACTCCTCCTCCTGTCTCAGCTCCTCCACCAGTCACAACTTCTCCTCCTCCAGCCACCACCGCTCCTCCTCCTGCTACTCCTCCTCCAGTCGCTTCTCCTCCTCCGGCCACTCCTCCTCCAGTGGCAACTCCTCCTCCAGCAACTCCCCCTCCCGTCGCATCTCCTCCTCCAGCAACTCCTCCACCCGTCGCATCTCCTCCTCCAGCAACGCCTCCTCCAGCTCCTCTTGCATCTCCTCCCGCTCAGGTTCCAGCTCTTGCTCCTACGACGCCAGACGCTCCCTCTACATCTCCGTCGTCTAGCCCGCCTCTCCCGGCCACTGATGGCCCTGGACCGAGCGCCGAAGGGCCAGGACCTTCCACAGATTCGAATGACCAG AATGGAGCAAGCAAGACAGTTTCAAGCTTGGTACTTGGATCTGTTCTCGTTTGGTTTATGATCTAA